The genome window ATATTATAGACTATGCAGGATATAGTAGAGGTACGTTCTATAATCATTATAAGGAGAAAGATGATTTATTAAATGAAATCATTCATTCTCTTTTTGAGGAGGCTAGTAAGGCACAGAGAAGTTCCTATATTAATGAGCGTTCAATCAATGTTCAAACATTAGGGAACGAGCCTATTTTTATTCTTAGACACTTTAAACAATATGGTAAATATTACAAAATCCTTTTGGGAGAAAATATTCAGATAGACTTTCACCAAAAATTAACAAATATGTTTGTTAATTTATATTTAGAAGATTTCGATATGAAACACCCACCTGATGGTAATATAGATAAGAATTTATTAAATAAATATTATGGATACGGATTAATCGGATTGATCTTGGATTGGATTAATGCTGATTTTCCTATTAAACCTGAAGAGTTCTCTAAAGAGTTGATAAAGATATTTAAATTTTCACTCGGGGCAATTCAAATTAAACAGAAAAGTTACACTAATAACTAGCTAAATTTCTGTTAAAAGTATTTTACCTTTCTTATAATCCTAGTACTCCTTCTTCAAGAAAAAGTGGGTTGATAATAAAAATGTTTTAAACTATAGATTGATTGTACTATTGTACTAATAGTATCATTTGAGGATTCTTATGATGATTTAACGCTAGCTAATATTTTTACTTTAAAAGTGTAAAGATACGAACAACGGTGGATGCCGATTAGAACTTGATTTTTCTTCATTATATAAGTAAGATTGTGAAATATTATT of Oceanobacillus zhaokaii contains these proteins:
- a CDS encoding TetR/AcrR family transcriptional regulator — translated: MVEFQFLDNRVKRTKRDFYNALFELLKEKKYEQITIKDIIDYAGYSRGTFYNHYKEKDDLLNEIIHSLFEEASKAQRSSYINERSINVQTLGNEPIFILRHFKQYGKYYKILLGENIQIDFHQKLTNMFVNLYLEDFDMKHPPDGNIDKNLLNKYYGYGLIGLILDWINADFPIKPEEFSKELIKIFKFSLGAIQIKQKSYTNN